A segment of the Streptomyces sp. XD-27 genome:
CCAGGTGTGCTGGCCGCCGCGGCTGCGCGGGATGACGTGGTCGACGCTGGTTGCGACGCCACCGCAGTACGCGCAGCGCCCGCCGTCGCGGGCGAACAGGGCACGGCGGGTCAGGGGTACGGGGCCGCGAAAGGGCACCCGCACGAAGCGCTTGAGTCTGACGACGCTCGGGGCGGGTATGACGTGGGTCGCGCTGTGCATGAGGGCGCCTGAGTCCTCAAGGCTGACGGCCTTGTCGTTGAGGACGAGTACGAGCGCGCGGCGGAGCGGTACGACGCCGAGCGGCTCGTACGACGCGTTGAGGACCAGGACGTGTGGCACGGTACTGCCTCCTAAAACGCC
Coding sequences within it:
- a CDS encoding HNH endonuclease; this translates as MPHVLVLNASYEPLGVVPLRRALVLVLNDKAVSLEDSGALMHSATHVIPAPSVVRLKRFVRVPFRGPVPLTRRALFARDGGRCAYCGGVATSVDHVIPRSRGGQHTWENVVAACRRCNHVKADRHVAEIGWRLRHQPAPPSGLAWRIIGTGHRDPRWLPYLQPYGAEDAMARIDGVSA